Proteins encoded together in one Fimbriiglobus ruber window:
- a CDS encoding DUF309 domain-containing protein, with translation MTGIVLFNRGEYFAAHEVWEDLWRDCTTGDRRFYQSLIQAAVALYHWGNGNRIGAGDLFAAGRGKTGPYRPAHLGLDLDRFWFDVEAILTNESGTSAPRPRIELSPPPVHWPEPPPDTGPRRESDHDR, from the coding sequence TTGACCGGGATCGTCCTGTTCAACCGCGGCGAATATTTCGCCGCACATGAGGTCTGGGAAGACCTGTGGCGAGATTGTACGACCGGCGACCGCCGCTTTTACCAGTCCTTGATTCAAGCCGCCGTCGCCCTCTACCATTGGGGCAACGGCAACCGGATCGGCGCGGGCGATCTGTTCGCGGCCGGACGCGGCAAGACCGGGCCGTACCGACCAGCTCATTTGGGGCTCGACCTCGACCGATTCTGGTTCGACGTGGAAGCGATCCTGACCAATGAAAGTGGAACGAGCGCACCGCGCCCGAGGATCGAACTGAGCCCGCCCCCCGTTCATTGGCCCGAACCACCGCCCGACACCGGTCCCCGCCGAGAGTCCGATCATGACCGATGA